One part of the Candidatus Saccharimonadales bacterium genome encodes these proteins:
- a CDS encoding glycosyltransferase family 1 protein — MSNKSTIWVDLTHLLNWEGRFTGIERLEYNVAKHLAKLPRVKFFSYNQSARAFNELPAETLHIFADGYGGIKKSSAPRNVSLLNKILPMAKKIAPRKVRTFIKKNLMINDAASRLVVPHPFIAGDTVFVAATFSDVGFLDNLIELKKNAGVKLTYLVHDIIPIVRPNYVKQWDTDHFSTYYSRLMPAADKILAVSKSTKNDLLEFCESRRIVPPSIEVIHEGGDFNIVKNPVRPAELGKIKDFLLCVGTFEVRKNYTILYYAYKQAVREGIKLPPIVLVGRTGWLVNDIQHIISKDPEVKDLILHFDSIDDKGLAWVFKNCMFTVQPSFYEGWGLPVDESLHYGKLCLSSDASSLPEVGQDFTEYFSPFDSRECMEKIAYFASHPSEVKKREEKIAKKYKPVSWQQSAQQIYEKIS; from the coding sequence ATGAGCAATAAAAGTACAATTTGGGTTGACCTAACTCACCTTCTTAACTGGGAGGGGCGTTTTACCGGAATTGAGCGACTTGAATATAATGTCGCAAAACATCTAGCTAAATTACCAAGGGTAAAATTTTTCTCGTATAATCAGTCAGCGCGCGCTTTTAATGAACTACCAGCGGAAACCTTGCATATTTTTGCCGACGGCTATGGTGGAATAAAAAAATCTAGTGCGCCCAGGAACGTTTCGCTACTCAATAAAATACTACCAATGGCTAAAAAAATTGCGCCACGTAAGGTCAGGACTTTTATTAAGAAGAACTTAATGATTAACGATGCGGCAAGTCGACTAGTTGTACCTCATCCGTTTATTGCTGGCGATACAGTTTTTGTAGCTGCTACCTTTAGCGACGTCGGTTTTTTGGATAACTTAATCGAGCTCAAAAAGAACGCTGGCGTTAAGCTGACTTACTTGGTTCATGACATAATTCCAATTGTTCGACCAAACTATGTCAAGCAATGGGATACTGATCATTTCAGTACATACTATTCTCGATTGATGCCTGCTGCCGATAAAATTCTGGCGGTTTCTAAGTCTACTAAAAATGATCTTTTGGAATTTTGCGAATCGCGTCGCATTGTTCCGCCATCGATTGAAGTTATTCACGAAGGCGGTGATTTTAACATCGTAAAAAATCCTGTTCGACCGGCTGAGCTCGGTAAAATAAAAGATTTTCTTCTTTGCGTAGGTACGTTCGAAGTCCGCAAAAATTACACAATTCTTTATTATGCCTACAAACAGGCTGTGCGCGAGGGCATAAAGCTGCCGCCGATTGTTTTGGTTGGTCGCACCGGATGGTTGGTTAACGACATCCAACACATCATTAGCAAAGATCCGGAGGTGAAAGATCTAATTTTACACTTTGACAGTATCGACGACAAGGGTCTGGCATGGGTTTTTAAAAACTGCATGTTTACGGTGCAGCCAAGTTTTTACGAAGGTTGGGGCTTGCCAGTTGATGAATCGTTGCACTATGGCAAACTTTGCTTAAGTTCAGATGCTAGCTCTTTGCCGGAGGTGGGGCAAGATTTCACAGAATATTTCTCTCCTTTTGATTCACGGGAGTGTATGGAAAAAATCGCATATTTCGCATCGCACCCTAGTGAAGTTAAAAAGCGCGAAGAAAAAATTGCCAAAAAATATAAACCTGTTTCTTGGCAGCAAAGCGCTCAACAGATATACGAAAAAATTAGCTAA
- a CDS encoding ABC transporter permease — MNKILQKYRYSAILLRQLVITDFKLRYQGSFLGYLWSLLRPLAIFLILYVVFVRFLKVGADVPHFPVYLLLGIVIWNYFAEVTNNGVKAVVDRGDVLRKINFPKYVVVLSGSLSALINLAINLIVVGVFMALNGADTQVGLLIFVPLLIGELFIFALSAAFLLSSMFVRFRDVNYIWEVIMQGAFYATPILYPLTPYVPATLQSIVLMNPIAQIIQDLRFILITDQTQTIAAVCGSEWARLIPLAIVATVALVSAAYFKKRSPYFAEDI, encoded by the coding sequence GTGAATAAGATTTTACAAAAATACCGCTATTCAGCAATTTTGCTGCGCCAACTTGTAATAACAGATTTCAAACTGCGATACCAAGGCTCTTTTTTGGGGTATTTGTGGTCGCTCCTTAGACCGTTGGCAATTTTCTTAATTTTGTATGTGGTGTTTGTCAGATTCTTAAAAGTTGGCGCAGATGTACCACATTTTCCGGTTTACTTGCTTTTGGGGATTGTAATTTGGAACTACTTTGCCGAAGTGACCAACAATGGCGTTAAGGCTGTGGTCGATCGCGGCGATGTATTGCGCAAAATTAATTTTCCCAAATATGTAGTTGTTTTATCTGGATCGCTCTCGGCGCTAATTAACTTGGCGATCAACCTGATTGTGGTTGGTGTTTTTATGGCGCTTAACGGAGCCGACACACAGGTAGGCTTGTTGATTTTTGTGCCCTTGTTAATCGGTGAGCTGTTCATATTCGCCTTATCGGCAGCATTTTTATTAAGCTCGATGTTTGTGCGATTCCGCGATGTTAATTATATTTGGGAAGTAATAATGCAAGGTGCATTTTACGCTACACCGATTCTGTATCCCCTTACACCTTATGTTCCTGCTACGTTGCAATCAATTGTTTTGATGAACCCGATTGCGCAAATTATTCAGGATTTGCGATTTATATTAATTACAGATCAAACCCAAACAATTGCAGCTGTTTGCGGTAGTGAGTGGGCACGTTTGATTCCACTTGCAATCGTGGCGACTGTGGCCCTGGTCTCGGCCGCATACTTTAAAAAACGCTCGCCATATTTTGCGGAGGATATTTAA
- a CDS encoding UDP-glucuronic acid decarboxylase family protein, producing MKTVLVAGGAGFLGTNLCAALLDKNYKVVCADNLCTGREKNIKDLKTNKNFEFLNCDITKALPPAITSQKYEYILNLASPASPPKYVELAIETLMVGSVGTKALLDLALSNKARYVHTSTSEVYGDPLVHPQPESYWGNVNSYGNRSMYDESKRFSEALIWVYRNQKNLNTGIVRIFNTYGPHMDPQDGRVVSNFIIQALKGDPITLYGEGQQTRSFCYVDDQVAGIIALMESDVEGPVNVGNPDEFTVKELADEVLKQTGSKSKMVHMPLPPDDPTRRQPNIELAKKLLNWQPKVNLQQGLKPTIVYFKGELGV from the coding sequence ATGAAAACTGTTTTAGTGGCGGGAGGGGCTGGATTTTTAGGCACTAATCTATGTGCGGCATTGCTCGATAAAAATTACAAAGTTGTTTGCGCCGACAATCTTTGTACCGGGCGCGAAAAAAATATTAAAGATTTAAAAACCAACAAGAATTTTGAATTTTTAAATTGTGATATTACAAAGGCATTACCACCTGCGATAACGTCGCAAAAATACGAATACATTTTAAATTTGGCTAGCCCGGCGAGTCCACCAAAATATGTTGAGCTCGCCATAGAGACTTTGATGGTCGGGTCGGTCGGAACTAAAGCTTTGCTTGATCTGGCCCTAAGCAATAAAGCGCGCTATGTTCACACTTCGACTAGCGAAGTTTATGGTGATCCGCTAGTGCACCCGCAACCTGAAAGCTACTGGGGTAATGTTAATTCGTACGGCAATAGATCAATGTACGATGAATCCAAACGCTTTAGCGAGGCATTAATTTGGGTTTATAGAAACCAAAAAAACCTAAATACCGGAATTGTACGAATTTTTAACACCTATGGACCACATATGGATCCACAAGATGGCAGGGTTGTTTCTAACTTTATAATCCAGGCGCTAAAAGGAGATCCAATAACACTTTATGGCGAAGGCCAACAGACTCGCAGTTTTTGCTACGTAGACGATCAGGTAGCAGGGATAATTGCGTTGATGGAGAGCGATGTCGAAGGTCCTGTAAATGTTGGAAATCCAGATGAGTTTACAGTCAAAGAGTTGGCTGACGAAGTTTTAAAGCAGACTGGCAGTAAATCTAAAATGGTTCATATGCCCTTGCCGCCCGACGATCCGACACGCAGACAACCTAATATTGAGCTGGCAAAAAAGCTGCTTAATTGGCAACCAAAAGTTAATCTACAACAAGGCTTAAAACCGACCATAGTCTATTTTAAAGGTGAGCTTGGGGTCTAG
- a CDS encoding glycosyltransferase, which produces MKKTILVDAQVLQSSAWDRGMGKSTFKLLNALHKFYKGEIHLIFNTNLPKNPVMRKLIVKEMPNFVQHDIALLIPSDVKKVHLLQEPNKQLLDEFVLKNQFDPENTIFYIPALFLWPACSVFPSGTINTILMHDIIPLLYSDKYFSSMRVEDYLAQFKMIMQADHIFTVSESVRDDMLTHLGIEGSRVSAINGAAVIDVEPSKSYGKQFKKPFVLMPTGNDLRKNNQRSAAAFAKYLEKTGQDVDLVTTSFYTDFEQQELRRIVGSIKFTGNVQDPELVWLFENCQSVLFASESEGLGLPMLEAVMHGKPVVCSDIPVFKEISHDGFYYADPYSTESITVAIEKAQTIGLSAEMKKEYQRIKADFTWNNVAQRFDAAIANLKPARGIVKPKIAILGPTPSGYSGPGKMLGQMHPALSRAFDIDYYLEASIVDDRDIRPNYLKYVADCYPVKFFNAKRYREYDAVVYHMGNSENHLIITQHALALPGIAIIHDTHMFNVYRFLREEGVMDKRRVELEEKLNALVKNELSSYVTSIANSQLGLIVHSDYAKNAVNDLLEGKVELVRADLPYQNPGFNVHERKVNQIHIGVAGMLAGVKGLTMIEDLANDQRFKNCIFDVFGFNFAEAGLLERLESVDNIRLTTNLTDQEYQTRMQHVDVIINFRNEYRGESSSVTLEAMRFGIPSIVRNIGWYSELPDDCVIKVESQNQVAEALAKIVKDDKLREQIGLTGKKFIDDKILHEYYVEKLQHLIEKTNTNDTLSRSKLAGGIKKGEKLEKLLSYEQ; this is translated from the coding sequence ATGAAAAAAACGATTTTAGTTGATGCTCAAGTTTTGCAAAGTAGCGCCTGGGATAGAGGAATGGGCAAATCTACTTTTAAACTTTTAAATGCTTTGCATAAGTTTTACAAGGGTGAGATTCATTTAATTTTTAACACTAACCTTCCTAAAAATCCGGTTATGCGTAAGCTAATTGTAAAAGAAATGCCGAATTTCGTGCAGCATGATATTGCGCTGCTGATTCCGAGCGATGTCAAAAAAGTGCATCTACTTCAAGAGCCTAATAAGCAGTTACTTGATGAATTTGTGTTAAAAAATCAGTTTGACCCCGAAAACACAATCTTTTATATTCCAGCTTTATTTTTGTGGCCGGCTTGTTCGGTCTTCCCTAGCGGAACTATAAACACAATTTTAATGCATGATATTATTCCGCTACTTTATTCTGATAAATATTTTTCTAGCATGCGTGTCGAAGACTACTTGGCTCAATTCAAGATGATCATGCAGGCTGACCATATTTTTACAGTATCCGAATCGGTGCGCGATGATATGCTTACGCATTTGGGGATTGAGGGCTCGCGTGTTAGTGCAATTAACGGCGCCGCTGTTATAGATGTTGAGCCAAGCAAAAGCTATGGCAAACAGTTTAAAAAACCGTTTGTTTTAATGCCGACGGGGAATGATTTACGCAAGAATAATCAGCGCTCTGCCGCCGCGTTTGCAAAATATCTAGAAAAAACTGGGCAAGATGTTGATCTTGTTACTACCTCTTTTTATACCGATTTTGAACAACAAGAGCTACGTCGCATCGTTGGTAGTATTAAATTCACCGGTAATGTCCAGGACCCCGAGTTAGTTTGGCTATTTGAAAACTGCCAAAGCGTATTGTTCGCATCTGAAAGCGAAGGTTTGGGCCTGCCGATGCTTGAGGCGGTTATGCATGGCAAGCCTGTAGTTTGCTCTGATATCCCAGTTTTTAAAGAGATTTCCCATGATGGTTTTTATTACGCCGACCCTTATAGTACAGAGAGTATCACAGTGGCGATTGAAAAAGCTCAAACGATTGGACTAAGCGCTGAAATGAAAAAGGAATATCAGCGAATAAAAGCGGACTTTACTTGGAACAATGTCGCTCAGCGTTTTGATGCCGCGATTGCCAACTTAAAACCAGCTCGCGGAATCGTTAAGCCAAAAATTGCAATTTTAGGACCAACGCCTTCTGGATACTCCGGTCCGGGTAAAATGTTAGGACAAATGCACCCAGCGTTGAGCCGCGCCTTTGATATTGATTACTATTTGGAAGCTAGTATTGTAGATGATCGAGATATTCGTCCTAACTATTTAAAATACGTGGCGGACTGTTACCCTGTTAAGTTCTTTAACGCCAAGCGTTATCGTGAATATGACGCGGTCGTTTACCACATGGGAAATAGCGAAAATCACTTAATAATTACCCAGCACGCTTTGGCGCTGCCAGGAATTGCTATAATTCATGACACACACATGTTCAATGTTTACCGCTTTTTGCGCGAAGAAGGCGTTATGGATAAGAGGCGAGTTGAGCTAGAAGAAAAATTAAACGCTTTGGTAAAAAATGAATTAAGTAGCTATGTTACGTCTATTGCTAACTCGCAGCTAGGATTAATAGTGCATTCGGATTACGCTAAGAACGCAGTTAATGATTTGCTTGAAGGCAAAGTTGAGCTTGTGCGCGCCGATCTCCCCTACCAAAACCCTGGCTTTAACGTGCATGAGCGCAAAGTTAACCAGATTCATATTGGCGTTGCCGGAATGTTAGCTGGAGTAAAAGGTTTGACTATGATCGAGGATTTAGCTAACGATCAACGATTTAAAAACTGCATTTTTGATGTTTTTGGCTTTAACTTTGCTGAGGCTGGTCTGTTAGAACGGTTAGAGTCGGTGGATAATATTCGCCTGACAACGAACTTAACCGATCAGGAATATCAGACTCGGATGCAGCATGTTGATGTTATTATAAATTTCCGTAACGAATATCGAGGCGAAAGCTCCTCTGTGACACTAGAGGCTATGCGCTTTGGAATTCCTTCGATCGTGCGAAATATCGGTTGGTATTCCGAGCTACCGGACGATTGCGTTATTAAAGTTGAATCTCAAAATCAGGTTGCCGAAGCTTTGGCGAAAATTGTAAAAGACGATAAACTGCGTGAGCAGATCGGCCTGACCGGCAAGAAGTTTATCGACGACAAGATTTTACATGAGTATTATGTTGAAAAACTTCAGCACTTGATAGAAAAAACTAACACTAATGATACATTGTCGCGCAGTAAGCTAGCCGGCGGAATTAAAAAAGGTGAAAAACTAGAGAAGTTACTGAGCTATGAGCAATAA
- a CDS encoding UDP-N-acetylglucosamine 2-epimerase — translation MIVIFYGTSAELIKMLGIIKGVPRDQQLLICTSQQRKQISYFHEMSGIEPDIYLSQGWKGGDVVTMTQMLLTMLAIHGNFAKQFGKIKSIIKKTDKKYKTKSIVLVHGDTLTTVVGAYLGRALGLPVGHVEAGLRSGRIMHPFPEEIDRRIVAKIARVHYSPTKRAVDDLKKESTKGEIINTQLNTSKDALDQSEDYVTNDFKKLKLPTKYGLVSIHRTELLERKAELKQILEAIYSYSLKSALPLVFVDHSTTEEKIKTLGFNKYLQGKNIVRIPKQPYFDFMQIVKNAEFIVTDSGGLQEDAFFVGVPTMIHRLATERQEGLGYNVQLSGLDIKKVIDFLNNPPKKDQFKAVDQKLSPSQIVISHLRKSKFIS, via the coding sequence ATGATAGTCATCTTTTATGGAACAAGTGCTGAACTTATTAAAATGTTGGGGATTATAAAAGGCGTACCGCGCGACCAGCAATTACTTATTTGCACTTCGCAACAGAGAAAGCAAATAAGCTACTTCCATGAAATGTCTGGCATTGAGCCTGATATTTACTTATCTCAGGGCTGGAAGGGTGGCGATGTAGTTACCATGACACAAATGCTTCTGACTATGCTCGCAATTCATGGCAACTTCGCAAAACAATTTGGCAAAATTAAAAGTATTATCAAAAAAACAGATAAAAAATATAAAACTAAAAGCATTGTTTTGGTTCATGGCGACACACTCACAACTGTAGTGGGGGCTTACCTCGGTCGAGCATTGGGGTTGCCGGTGGGCCACGTCGAGGCTGGGCTTCGCAGCGGTAGAATCATGCACCCATTCCCAGAAGAAATTGACCGCAGAATAGTTGCCAAAATTGCACGGGTACACTACTCACCAACCAAACGTGCGGTTGATGATCTTAAAAAAGAGAGCACAAAGGGCGAGATTATTAACACGCAGCTAAATACATCTAAGGACGCGTTGGATCAATCTGAAGACTACGTAACCAATGATTTTAAAAAACTTAAGCTACCTACAAAATACGGCTTAGTATCGATACATCGCACCGAACTTTTAGAGCGCAAAGCTGAGCTTAAGCAAATTTTAGAAGCCATATACAGTTACAGTTTAAAATCTGCCTTGCCGCTAGTTTTCGTAGACCATTCTACTACCGAAGAAAAGATTAAAACACTCGGGTTTAATAAATACCTGCAAGGCAAAAATATCGTGCGAATCCCAAAACAACCGTACTTTGACTTCATGCAGATTGTAAAAAATGCCGAGTTCATCGTTACCGACAGTGGTGGCTTACAAGAAGATGCATTTTTTGTTGGTGTGCCGACGATGATCCACCGGCTCGCAACCGAACGCCAAGAAGGCCTTGGCTATAACGTACAACTTTCTGGATTGGACATTAAAAAGGTGATCGACTTTTTGAACAATCCACCTAAAAAAGATCAGTTTAAAGCCGTAGACCAAAAACTATCACCGTCACAAATCGTGATTAGTCATCTACGTAAAAGTAAATTTATTAGCTAA
- a CDS encoding ABC transporter ATP-binding protein: MNDDLAIEVKSVYKNFLLPHEKHKSIKSTFTSLFRSRLNSKKEIQHALRDISFDVKKGEFFGIVGRNGSGKSTMLKMLAGIYQPTKGQVSVRGKLVPFIELGVGFNPELTGRENVYLNGALLGFSKSEIDQRYDRIVDFAELEKFMDQKLKNYSSGMQVRLAFSVAIIADADILLVDEVLAVGDASFQRKCFEYFHLLKKNKKTVIFVTHDMGAVREYCDRAILIDQSKLVKKGKPSDIAESYTRLFNEEAEAAISEDKSATRWGNKKAIVDWVKVADKKLTPEQKTIIVEMQVTANQDIENPVVGFSIKDSADNRLFGTNTFIKGKKLGLLKQGESFKITWQAPNILADGRHYVDATIEEADKITVCDWWVEAAQFNSFNPEKTAYHITPSISVKITGDK; encoded by the coding sequence ATGAATGATGATCTAGCCATTGAAGTAAAAAGTGTCTATAAAAACTTTTTACTGCCTCACGAAAAGCATAAATCCATAAAATCGACGTTTACTAGTTTGTTTAGAAGCAGGCTAAACAGCAAAAAAGAGATCCAGCACGCACTTCGCGACATTAGCTTTGATGTAAAAAAGGGCGAATTTTTTGGAATTGTTGGTCGCAACGGCAGCGGTAAAAGCACAATGCTTAAAATGCTGGCCGGAATTTACCAACCAACCAAGGGCCAGGTTAGCGTGCGCGGCAAACTGGTGCCATTTATTGAGCTCGGAGTTGGTTTTAACCCAGAACTCACTGGTCGCGAGAATGTTTATTTAAATGGGGCTCTTCTTGGATTCTCTAAGTCTGAAATTGATCAGAGATATGATCGCATTGTTGATTTCGCTGAGCTCGAGAAGTTCATGGACCAAAAGCTTAAAAACTACTCGTCCGGTATGCAAGTCCGATTGGCCTTTTCGGTTGCAATTATTGCTGACGCTGATATTTTGCTGGTTGACGAAGTGTTGGCTGTGGGTGACGCGTCTTTTCAGCGTAAATGTTTTGAATATTTTCATTTACTTAAAAAGAACAAAAAAACTGTTATTTTTGTTACGCACGATATGGGTGCTGTACGCGAATATTGCGACCGTGCGATCTTGATTGACCAAAGCAAATTAGTTAAAAAGGGTAAACCAAGCGACATTGCTGAATCTTATACTCGCCTGTTCAACGAAGAGGCCGAGGCTGCAATTAGCGAGGACAAGTCTGCGACTCGCTGGGGCAATAAAAAAGCAATTGTAGATTGGGTAAAAGTTGCCGACAAAAAATTAACTCCCGAGCAAAAGACAATTATAGTAGAGATGCAAGTTACGGCTAACCAAGATATAGAAAACCCCGTGGTCGGTTTTTCGATCAAAGACAGCGCTGATAACCGTTTGTTTGGAACCAACACCTTTATTAAGGGTAAAAAACTCGGGCTTCTTAAGCAGGGTGAATCGTTTAAAATCACTTGGCAAGCTCCAAATATTTTAGCTGACGGCAGGCACTATGTTGATGCCACAATCGAGGAAGCTGATAAAATTACAGTTTGTGATTGGTGGGTTGAGGCGGCTCAGTTTAACAGCTTCAATCCCGAGAAAACGGCCTATCATATTACCCCGTCAATTTCTGTAAAAATTACCGGAGACAAGTAA
- a CDS encoding UDP-glucose/GDP-mannose dehydrogenase family protein has product MKISVIGTGYVGLVTGTCLAEVGHDVTCVDIDETKISNLKKGIIPIYEPGLSELVLKNFESGSLKFTNQSPGVKDPEAIIFALPTPPNGDGEADLSYLLGAITHIAPQLKKYTVLVNKSTVPVGTAAKVTELAGSLTKTPFDVVSNPEFLKEGFAVEDFMKSDRIVIGSSSPKAVKVMQRLYAPFAQQGVPIIVMDEASSEMTKYAANSFLATKISFMNEIANICELTGANVEDVRRGIGIDPRIGGSFLRAGIGYGGSCFPKDVLALHTSSQLHDYDFKILEAVMQVNERQRDIFCDKVAKYIGDLKGKKLAVWGLSFKPNTDDIRESPPLGIISRLLGLGANIVAYDPEAAENVKKILGDKIIYAKTAIEATKNADALLLLTEWDEFVTADLKQVALSLKNKLIVDGRNAYNSQDVKNAGIKYVSVGRKVM; this is encoded by the coding sequence ATGAAAATTAGCGTAATTGGAACGGGCTATGTTGGTTTAGTTACCGGAACTTGCTTGGCTGAGGTCGGTCACGACGTTACTTGCGTTGATATAGATGAAACAAAAATATCAAATCTAAAAAAAGGGATCATCCCAATCTACGAGCCTGGTTTATCTGAACTAGTTTTAAAAAACTTTGAGTCGGGTAGCCTAAAATTTACAAACCAAAGCCCAGGAGTCAAAGATCCTGAGGCGATCATTTTTGCTCTGCCTACTCCACCAAATGGTGATGGCGAAGCTGACTTAAGCTATCTTTTGGGTGCAATTACTCATATTGCGCCGCAACTCAAGAAATATACTGTCTTGGTCAATAAAAGTACGGTGCCGGTGGGAACGGCTGCAAAAGTCACAGAGCTTGCGGGGAGTTTAACTAAAACTCCGTTCGATGTCGTATCTAATCCGGAGTTTTTAAAAGAGGGCTTTGCGGTAGAAGATTTTATGAAGTCAGATCGAATCGTAATTGGAAGCTCATCGCCAAAGGCAGTAAAGGTTATGCAACGGCTTTATGCTCCGTTCGCACAACAAGGTGTGCCAATTATTGTTATGGATGAAGCGTCATCGGAAATGACAAAATATGCCGCGAACTCGTTTTTGGCTACCAAGATCAGTTTTATGAACGAGATCGCCAATATTTGTGAGTTAACTGGAGCAAACGTAGAAGATGTGCGCCGAGGAATTGGCATTGATCCGCGAATAGGCGGCAGTTTTTTGCGGGCTGGCATTGGCTATGGTGGAAGCTGTTTTCCTAAAGATGTTTTGGCGTTGCATACAAGTTCGCAACTGCATGATTATGACTTTAAAATTCTTGAAGCAGTCATGCAGGTGAACGAGCGACAACGCGATATATTTTGCGACAAAGTTGCGAAGTACATAGGAGACTTAAAAGGTAAAAAACTTGCGGTTTGGGGGTTGTCTTTCAAACCCAACACCGATGATATTCGTGAATCTCCACCGCTCGGAATTATTTCTCGCCTACTTGGGTTGGGTGCGAATATCGTAGCTTATGATCCTGAGGCGGCTGAGAATGTTAAGAAAATTTTAGGCGATAAAATAATTTACGCAAAAACTGCGATTGAAGCCACAAAAAATGCCGATGCTTTATTATTGCTGACTGAATGGGACGAATTTGTAACTGCCGACCTTAAACAGGTAGCGTTAAGTTTAAAAAACAAACTAATAGTAGATGGGCGCAACGCGTATAACTCCCAAGACGTTAAAAACGCAGGCATAAAATACGTCAGTGTTGGAAGAAAGGTGATGTAA
- a CDS encoding glycosyltransferase family 1 protein: protein MSKTKIFIEAVPLVDKQMSGVPHALAGIVAAMAANKEIMKNYELILVAPKNRLHLLDRWPGLQNCSRKAIPMKFRIMNGLGRRGLLPPMDLLLGRGIYFFGNFFNWPLTKSSKSFTYIHDICFATHPELVQPDNQKMLAKNVPRYIRQTDYVIAVSETSRREIISEFNVPESKVKVVYNAADTSAYSKTYSVEEVKQTQQKYGVFGDKYFLFISNIEPRKNIERLIGAIEKLPKDVGLFLVGGDGWLNEKVFKMIDEQNKKGRKVIKPKTYVDDEDAAKLLQGSLGLTMPSIYEGFGMPALESLTMGKPTVVSNIPQFKEVAGEVGFYCDYKNIDSIATALQKVLDMNDTERTNYSQKAKKQASKFSWDKSAAVLASLFNQVKL from the coding sequence ATGAGCAAGACAAAAATCTTTATAGAGGCGGTTCCTCTTGTTGATAAGCAAATGAGCGGAGTTCCCCACGCGCTTGCCGGTATTGTTGCCGCGATGGCTGCTAACAAAGAAATCATGAAAAATTATGAACTGATTTTAGTTGCGCCAAAAAATCGTCTTCACCTTTTGGATCGCTGGCCTGGTCTGCAGAATTGCTCTCGCAAAGCTATACCTATGAAGTTTCGAATAATGAACGGTTTAGGTAGACGCGGCTTGTTGCCACCGATGGATTTACTACTTGGTAGAGGTATTTATTTTTTTGGTAACTTTTTCAACTGGCCACTTACAAAATCTTCAAAATCTTTTACTTATATCCATGATATTTGTTTTGCGACCCACCCCGAGCTTGTTCAACCTGATAATCAAAAAATGCTAGCAAAAAATGTCCCCCGCTATATTCGCCAAACCGATTATGTCATCGCGGTATCCGAGACTTCACGTCGCGAAATAATTAGTGAATTTAATGTTCCAGAAAGCAAAGTAAAGGTTGTTTATAACGCAGCTGATACCAGTGCTTATTCTAAGACCTATTCTGTCGAAGAGGTTAAGCAAACCCAGCAAAAGTACGGCGTTTTTGGGGACAAGTATTTTCTATTTATTAGTAATATCGAGCCTCGCAAAAATATCGAGAGATTAATTGGGGCGATTGAAAAGCTACCTAAAGATGTTGGCTTATTTTTGGTCGGCGGCGATGGCTGGCTCAACGAAAAAGTCTTTAAAATGATTGATGAGCAAAATAAAAAAGGTCGCAAGGTGATAAAGCCTAAAACGTATGTAGATGATGAGGATGCCGCAAAACTATTGCAGGGCTCGCTTGGATTAACCATGCCGTCAATTTACGAAGGCTTCGGAATGCCTGCGCTAGAGTCTTTAACTATGGGCAAGCCAACTGTGGTCAGTAATATCCCACAATTTAAAGAGGTCGCGGGGGAAGTCGGATTTTACTGCGATTACAAAAATATTGATTCAATTGCGACAGCGTTGCAAAAAGTTTTAGATATGAACGATACAGAACGCACAAATTACTCACAAAAAGCAAAAAAACAAGCCAGTAAATTTTCTTGGGACAAAAGTGCAGCAGTGCTCGCTTCCCTATTTAATCAAGTTAAATTGTAA